The following are encoded together in the Actinobacillus lignieresii genome:
- a CDS encoding uroporphyrinogen-III synthase, producing the protein MNVLITRPDHRGQELVEMLNQHQIFAIHQPLFTIEAGTELPQLPSVMSRLNTDDYVFAVSKHAIDFASETLVQTGFQYRSDLKYFAVGRQSAAYFSTKTAYPTYYPISSENSEGLLELPEMQCLEGKNILVLRAEKGRDFFAEQASLRGANVQYLECYRRKYAEDNITEKMSLCKRAGIDSIIVTSSDILTALYEQTAELDRQWLIECHLIVVSSRIAQLAYKLGWSRNKVLLSEKADNNSLLESVLKFIDKSN; encoded by the coding sequence ATGAATGTGTTAATTACTCGCCCTGATCATCGTGGGCAGGAATTAGTTGAAATGTTGAATCAGCATCAGATTTTTGCGATTCATCAGCCGTTATTTACGATTGAAGCTGGGACGGAATTACCTCAGCTTCCGTCGGTTATGTCTCGTCTGAATACGGATGATTATGTATTTGCCGTTTCTAAACATGCCATTGATTTTGCCTCGGAAACGCTCGTACAGACAGGTTTTCAGTATCGTTCCGATTTAAAATATTTTGCGGTGGGAAGACAATCCGCAGCTTATTTTTCGACAAAAACAGCGTATCCTACGTATTATCCGATCTCTTCCGAGAATAGTGAGGGATTACTGGAATTACCTGAAATGCAGTGTTTAGAAGGAAAAAATATTCTCGTTTTACGAGCGGAGAAAGGGCGGGATTTTTTTGCGGAACAAGCGAGTTTGCGAGGAGCAAATGTCCAATATTTAGAGTGTTATCGTCGTAAATATGCGGAAGATAACATTACTGAAAAAATGAGTTTGTGTAAACGAGCCGGCATTGATAGTATTATCGTGACAAGTTCGGATATTTTAACCGCTTTATACGAACAAACGGCGGAACTCGATCGTCAGTGGTTGATTGAATGTCACTTAATCGTCGTTAGCTCTCGTATCGCTCAACTGGCGTATAAATTGGGTTGGAGTAGAAATAAGGTTCTACTGTCCGAAAAAGCGGATAATAATAGTCTGCTGGAAAGCGTATTGAAATTTATCGACAAATCTAACTAA
- the rpsO gene encoding 30S ribosomal protein S15, giving the protein MSLSVEAKAKIVAEFGRDAKDTGSSEVQIALLTAQINHLQAHFAEHKKDHHGRRGLLRMVSRRRKLLDYLKRTDLAKYSETIARLGLRR; this is encoded by the coding sequence ATGTCTCTAAGCGTAGAAGCAAAAGCAAAAATCGTTGCTGAATTTGGTCGTGATGCAAAAGACACTGGTTCATCTGAAGTTCAAATCGCATTATTAACAGCTCAAATCAACCACTTACAAGCACACTTTGCCGAGCACAAAAAAGATCACCACGGTCGTCGCGGTTTATTACGTATGGTTTCACGTCGTCGTAAATTATTAGACTACTTAAAACGTACTGATCTTGCTAAATATTCAGAAACTATCGCACGTTTAGGTTTACGTCGCTAA
- the adhE gene encoding bifunctional acetaldehyde-CoA/alcohol dehydrogenase, whose product MANNAKNAQPYDAQTEVNQLVENGLKALEEFRQLNQEQVDYIVAKASVAALDKHGVLAMHAYEETERGVFEDKATKNLFACEYVVNNMRHLKTAGIISEDDVTGITEIADPVGVVCGITPTTNPTSTTIFKALIALKTRNPIVFAFHPSAQQSSAHAAQVVYDAAVAAGAPKNCVQWIKTPSMEGTSALMKHPGIATILATGGNAMVEAAYSCGKPALGVGAGNVPAYVEKTAKLEQAVYDIVMSKSFDNGMICASEQAAIVDKEIYADFVKEMQSYGVYLVNKKEKALLEKFIFGVDKAKDENCAGAKLNAAVVGKPAAWIAEQAGFSVPPKTNILLAECAFVGEGEPLTREKLSPVLALLKSNSTEHGLELAEAMVNFYGLGHSAAIHTQNVELAKTFGERVKAIRVIWNSPSTFGGIGDVYNSFLPSLTLGCGSYGKNSVSNNVSAVNLINIKRVGRRRNNMQWFKVPSKIYFERDSIQYLKSMKDAEKVMIVTDRSMVDLGFVDRITDQLRQRRNKVMIQLFTDVEPNPSLQTVQRGTELMRSFQPDTIIALGGGSPMDAAKVMWLFYEQPEVDFRDLVQKFMDIRKRAFKFPQLGRKAKFVGIPTTSGTGSEVTPFAVITDGDIKYPLADYSLTPTIAIVDPALVMSVPAHVAADTGLDVLTHATEAYTSILANDYTDGLALQAIKLVFENLEKSVKEFDEVAREKMHNASTMAGMAFANAFLGICHSMAHKIGGKFHTIHGRTNAILLPHVIRYNGTRPTKVATWPKYTNYVADKRFQDIARILGLPATTPEEAVESYAKAVHDLAVRCGVKMSLREQGIDEQEFLDARRELALNAFEDQCTPANPRLAMVEDMEEIMTKAYYGK is encoded by the coding sequence ATGGCTAACAATGCAAAAAATGCACAACCATATGATGCTCAAACCGAAGTAAATCAGCTAGTTGAAAACGGTTTAAAAGCTCTCGAAGAATTTCGTCAGCTTAACCAAGAACAAGTGGATTACATCGTTGCAAAAGCCTCTGTGGCGGCACTGGATAAACATGGCGTTCTGGCAATGCACGCTTATGAAGAAACGGAGCGGGGCGTATTTGAAGACAAAGCGACTAAAAATCTATTTGCTTGTGAATATGTCGTCAATAATATGCGACATTTAAAAACGGCGGGGATAATTAGTGAAGATGACGTCACGGGTATTACCGAAATTGCCGATCCTGTCGGTGTCGTATGCGGCATAACTCCGACAACCAACCCAACCTCAACCACTATCTTCAAAGCGTTAATCGCCCTCAAAACTCGTAACCCAATCGTTTTTGCTTTCCACCCTTCCGCACAACAATCTTCCGCTCATGCCGCTCAAGTTGTATATGATGCCGCCGTTGCTGCCGGCGCACCGAAAAATTGTGTGCAATGGATTAAAACCCCGTCAATGGAAGGTACTTCCGCATTAATGAAACATCCGGGTATTGCAACCATTCTTGCCACCGGCGGGAATGCCATGGTTGAAGCGGCATATTCTTGCGGTAAACCGGCATTAGGCGTAGGGGCGGGTAACGTACCGGCTTATGTGGAAAAAACTGCTAAACTAGAACAAGCTGTTTACGACATTGTGATGTCAAAATCTTTTGACAACGGTATGATTTGTGCATCCGAACAAGCGGCGATTGTCGATAAAGAAATCTATGCCGATTTCGTGAAAGAAATGCAATCTTACGGCGTATATCTGGTAAATAAAAAAGAAAAAGCGCTATTAGAAAAATTCATTTTCGGTGTGGATAAAGCCAAAGATGAAAACTGTGCCGGCGCAAAATTAAATGCGGCGGTCGTAGGTAAACCGGCGGCATGGATTGCCGAACAAGCGGGTTTTAGCGTGCCACCAAAAACAAACATCCTACTTGCAGAATGTGCGTTTGTCGGTGAAGGCGAACCGCTTACTCGTGAGAAATTATCACCGGTACTTGCATTATTGAAATCGAATTCAACCGAACACGGTTTAGAACTTGCCGAAGCGATGGTAAATTTCTACGGTTTAGGTCACTCGGCGGCAATCCATACACAAAATGTCGAATTAGCAAAAACATTCGGCGAGCGCGTTAAAGCGATTCGTGTAATTTGGAACTCGCCATCAACATTCGGTGGTATCGGTGACGTGTATAACTCATTCCTTCCGTCCCTCACATTAGGTTGTGGTTCTTACGGTAAAAACTCCGTAAGTAACAACGTAAGTGCGGTGAACTTAATTAATATTAAACGTGTGGGCAGACGGAGAAACAATATGCAATGGTTTAAAGTTCCATCAAAAATCTACTTTGAGCGTGATTCAATTCAATATCTCAAATCAATGAAAGATGCGGAAAAAGTGATGATCGTGACCGACCGCTCAATGGTAGATCTCGGTTTTGTCGATAGAATTACCGACCAATTACGCCAACGTCGTAATAAAGTGATGATTCAGTTATTTACCGATGTTGAACCGAATCCAAGTTTACAAACCGTACAACGCGGGACGGAACTTATGCGTAGCTTCCAACCGGATACCATTATTGCCTTAGGCGGCGGCTCGCCGATGGATGCGGCAAAAGTAATGTGGTTATTCTATGAACAACCGGAAGTGGATTTCCGTGATTTAGTTCAGAAATTTATGGATATTCGTAAACGTGCGTTCAAATTCCCGCAATTAGGTCGTAAAGCGAAATTTGTCGGTATCCCGACCACATCCGGTACCGGTTCCGAAGTCACGCCGTTTGCGGTCATTACTGACGGTGATATTAAATATCCGTTGGCCGACTACTCTCTCACGCCGACAATTGCGATTGTAGATCCTGCATTAGTGATGTCAGTGCCGGCTCATGTTGCAGCGGATACCGGTTTAGACGTATTAACTCACGCAACAGAGGCTTATACTTCAATTCTTGCCAACGACTACACCGACGGTTTAGCGTTACAGGCAATTAAACTGGTATTCGAAAATTTAGAAAAATCCGTGAAAGAATTTGATGAAGTCGCTCGCGAGAAAATGCACAATGCTTCAACTATGGCAGGTATGGCGTTTGCAAATGCGTTCTTAGGTATTTGTCACTCAATGGCGCATAAAATCGGCGGTAAATTCCACACAATTCACGGCCGTACCAATGCGATTTTATTACCGCACGTAATTCGTTATAACGGTACTCGCCCGACTAAAGTGGCAACTTGGCCGAAATACACAAACTATGTTGCGGATAAACGCTTCCAAGACATCGCACGTATTTTAGGTTTACCGGCGACAACGCCTGAAGAAGCGGTGGAATCTTACGCTAAAGCGGTACATGATTTAGCAGTACGTTGTGGTGTTAAAATGTCTTTACGTGAACAAGGTATTGACGAACAAGAGTTCTTAGACGCACGTCGTGAGCTTGCACTAAATGCCTTTGAAGACCAATGTACTCCGGCAAATCCACGTCTTGCAATGGTAGAAGATATGGAAGAGATAATGACAAAAGCTTATTACGGCAAATAA
- a CDS encoding heme biosynthesis protein HemY — MFRVLFLMLLLLASLIVGPYLSGNQGYVRIETDTKVIEMSLVMLVVFFVIAMAVVYSIEVIISRFCRLSKGSYNWFFNRKHKKAQQETLEGLMRMSEGDYSKAEKLFSKNAKHADEPVLNLIKAAEAAQQGGDEFNANKYLIEAAELAGPNNVAVELARTRILVQQNKLPAARSAIDSLIELAPRNTEVLRLAINIYKDSKAYNALDGILEDIGQRSFLSAEEYNALTHFVDDGLLDEKMNEEGQDGLLAWWENQPSRRRKSIYVRTGLVKRLIDTDDHESAQEIALETVKKYEDDQLVPLLEQLTRLQVAEESKLVKLLVKRADKADAQYTDDYARALGYIYTREGLFEKAKNYFAQLIEHRECVANDRIMALHVAEQIGDVELASKIRELNLKQVSMDKKSEPEPNVVLIEKSV, encoded by the coding sequence ATGTTTAGAGTGCTTTTTTTAATGCTTTTATTACTGGCGAGTTTAATTGTCGGCCCTTATCTTTCCGGTAATCAAGGTTACGTTCGTATTGAAACCGATACGAAGGTAATCGAAATGAGCTTGGTAATGTTAGTAGTCTTCTTTGTGATTGCAATGGCGGTGGTTTATTCGATTGAAGTCATTATTAGTCGTTTTTGTCGCTTAAGCAAAGGCTCGTATAACTGGTTCTTTAACCGTAAACATAAAAAAGCCCAGCAAGAAACCTTAGAAGGGTTAATGCGAATGAGCGAAGGCGATTATTCTAAAGCGGAAAAATTATTTAGTAAGAATGCAAAACACGCGGACGAGCCCGTTTTAAATCTGATTAAAGCGGCCGAAGCAGCACAACAAGGCGGTGATGAATTCAATGCGAATAAATATTTAATTGAAGCGGCGGAATTAGCCGGACCGAATAATGTTGCGGTGGAATTAGCCCGAACCCGTATTTTAGTTCAACAAAATAAACTGCCGGCGGCTCGTAGTGCGATTGACAGTTTAATTGAATTAGCTCCTCGTAATACGGAAGTACTGCGCTTAGCGATTAACATTTATAAAGACTCGAAAGCATATAACGCTTTAGACGGTATTTTAGAAGATATTGGACAACGTAGTTTCCTTTCTGCAGAAGAGTACAATGCATTAACGCACTTTGTTGATGACGGTTTACTTGATGAAAAAATGAATGAGGAAGGACAAGACGGTTTATTGGCATGGTGGGAAAATCAACCGAGCCGTCGCCGTAAATCCATTTATGTTCGTACCGGTTTAGTCAAACGCTTAATTGATACCGATGATCATGAGTCCGCTCAAGAGATTGCACTGGAAACCGTGAAAAAATATGAAGATGATCAGTTGGTACCGCTACTTGAACAACTTACTCGTTTACAAGTTGCTGAAGAAAGTAAATTGGTAAAACTGTTGGTTAAGCGAGCGGATAAAGCCGATGCGCAATATACTGACGATTATGCAAGAGCGTTAGGTTATATCTATACCCGAGAAGGATTATTTGAGAAAGCGAAAAATTATTTCGCTCAATTGATCGAACATCGTGAGTGTGTTGCAAACGATAGAATTATGGCGCTTCACGTTGCGGAGCAAATCGGTGATGTGGAGTTGGCGAGTAAAATCCGCGAGCTTAATTTGAAACAAGTAAGTATGGATAAGAAAAGCGAACCTGAGCCGAATGTTGTGTTAATTGAAAAATCCGTATAA
- the hemC gene encoding hydroxymethylbilane synthase, translating to MKDTLRIATRQSPLALWQANFVKDELEKRFPELSVELVTMVTKGDVILDTPLAKIGGKGLFVKELELALLENRADIAVHSMKDVPMTFPEGLGLAVICEREDPRDAFVSNKYQNLDELPARAVVGTSSLRRQCQLMAKYPHLEVKSLRGNVGTRLSKLDNGEYDAIILASAGLIRLGMPERIRSFISVEQSLPAAGQGAVGIETRVNDERVLNYLATLNHNPTACCVIAERAMNTRLQGGCQVPIGGFATLNGNEITLNALVGALDGSSIIRASGVADRENAEQLGISVAEQLLAQGADKILAEVYKDE from the coding sequence ATGAAAGATACCTTACGTATTGCGACTCGCCAAAGTCCTCTTGCATTGTGGCAAGCAAATTTTGTAAAAGACGAATTAGAAAAACGTTTTCCGGAACTTTCTGTCGAATTAGTGACGATGGTTACTAAAGGCGATGTGATTTTAGATACCCCGTTAGCTAAAATCGGCGGAAAAGGGTTGTTTGTAAAAGAATTGGAATTGGCGCTTTTAGAAAACCGTGCGGATATTGCGGTGCATTCGATGAAAGACGTGCCGATGACCTTTCCGGAAGGTTTAGGTTTGGCGGTAATTTGTGAGCGAGAAGATCCGCGTGATGCGTTCGTTTCAAATAAATATCAAAATTTAGACGAATTACCTGCCAGAGCCGTTGTGGGGACATCCAGCTTACGTCGTCAGTGTCAATTGATGGCAAAATATCCGCATTTGGAAGTGAAATCTTTGCGTGGTAACGTTGGCACTCGTTTATCAAAATTGGATAACGGCGAATATGATGCGATTATTTTAGCGTCTGCCGGATTAATTCGTTTAGGAATGCCTGAGCGCATTCGTAGCTTTATTTCGGTCGAACAATCTTTGCCGGCGGCAGGACAAGGTGCGGTAGGAATTGAAACTCGAGTAAATGACGAGCGAGTGTTAAATTATCTTGCGACATTAAATCATAATCCGACCGCTTGTTGTGTCATCGCGGAGCGTGCGATGAATACCCGTTTGCAAGGCGGATGCCAAGTGCCGATTGGTGGTTTTGCAACCTTAAACGGCAATGAAATAACGTTAAACGCCTTGGTCGGTGCGCTGGACGGTTCGAGCATTATTCGAGCATCAGGAGTAGCGGATAGAGAAAATGCCGAGCAATTAGGTATTTCCGTGGCCGAACAACTTCTTGCACAAGGTGCGGATAAAATCCTTGCGGAAGTATATAAAGACGAATAA
- a CDS encoding uroporphyrinogen-III C-methyltransferase yields MSKDKQNIEQTEDVVEAVTAVEQETNSSKQEFVENSEKETASQADKEDTKVEQKAEEKTVVVQKSGGKGIALLALLVAIAVGGAGHYLANQKFTDVEQQIAKLAGQQPVSSPQIEIPNFDAEKAQIAELGSSYQKALERIGQLEQEQSNYLNQINGLKTQLQKVSGVPQSESVVWKLSDADFLLNNALRKLVLDNDIDTAKSLLSEADSVLSQVSNTEVANVRSAIKSDLSQLANVNNVDQNSLMQRLTALANRLDDLPMIANEAIEDTVMESGEVSDSIEDWQKNIEKSASSFLDHFIRVSDRNKADEKAFVAPNQEVYLRENIRLRLQIAILAIPRQQNELYKQSLDAVGTWIRSYFETQNESVKSFLKELDDLSEQSIYIDAPDRLKSIELLEHLLNKVPQTVEKIEIKAEKELAQPATETKEEPVPQQPVQPQTEQPSSVAQ; encoded by the coding sequence ATGTCAAAAGATAAACAGAACATTGAACAAACGGAAGATGTTGTTGAAGCGGTTACTGCCGTTGAGCAAGAAACTAATTCATCTAAGCAGGAATTTGTAGAAAATTCAGAAAAAGAGACCGCTTCTCAAGCAGATAAAGAGGATACGAAAGTGGAACAAAAGGCTGAAGAAAAAACGGTCGTCGTTCAAAAATCCGGCGGCAAAGGCATTGCTCTGTTGGCATTATTAGTTGCGATTGCAGTCGGCGGTGCGGGTCATTATTTGGCAAATCAGAAATTTACCGATGTAGAGCAACAAATCGCAAAACTGGCAGGGCAACAACCTGTTTCTTCTCCTCAAATAGAAATCCCGAATTTTGATGCGGAAAAAGCGCAAATTGCAGAACTGGGTTCTTCATATCAGAAAGCGTTGGAACGTATCGGCCAATTAGAACAAGAGCAATCGAATTACCTGAATCAAATTAACGGCTTGAAAACACAATTGCAAAAAGTAAGCGGCGTGCCTCAATCTGAATCGGTTGTTTGGAAATTATCCGATGCGGATTTTTTACTCAACAACGCATTACGCAAATTGGTTTTGGATAACGATATCGATACGGCTAAGAGCTTATTATCGGAAGCGGATAGCGTATTGTCACAAGTTTCCAATACGGAAGTTGCAAATGTACGCAGTGCGATTAAAAGTGATTTGAGCCAGTTAGCAAATGTGAATAACGTAGATCAGAATAGTTTGATGCAACGTTTAACCGCACTGGCAAATCGTTTGGATGATTTACCGATGATCGCTAATGAAGCTATTGAAGATACCGTAATGGAAAGCGGAGAAGTAAGCGATTCGATTGAAGATTGGCAAAAAAATATTGAAAAAAGCGCAAGTTCTTTCTTAGATCATTTTATTCGTGTAAGCGATCGTAATAAAGCGGATGAAAAAGCGTTTGTCGCACCGAATCAGGAAGTTTATTTACGTGAGAATATTCGTTTACGTTTACAGATTGCTATTCTTGCTATCCCGCGTCAGCAAAATGAATTGTATAAGCAATCGTTAGATGCGGTCGGTACTTGGATTAGAAGTTATTTTGAAACGCAAAACGAAAGTGTGAAAAGTTTCTTGAAAGAATTGGATGATTTAAGCGAACAATCTATTTATATTGATGCGCCTGATCGTCTTAAAAGTATTGAATTATTGGAACATCTCTTAAATAAAGTGCCTCAAACGGTAGAAAAAATTGAAATTAAAGCGGAAAAAGAATTAGCTCAACCGGCTACCGAAACAAAAGAGGAGCCGGTACCGCAACAACCCGTTCAGCCCCAAACTGAACAACCGTCTTCAGTTGCACAGTAA
- a CDS encoding DUF808 domain-containing protein → MAFSSLFTLLDDIASVLDDVSVMTKVAAKKTAGVIGDDLALNANQVSGKHISPDRELPIVWSVAKGSLINKVILIPLALLLSIYLPQAILPLLMIGGAYLCFEGVEKLLHKFLHKKGEYNAVSAEEQVSEKDKIKGAIRTDFILSAEIIIIALGVLQESSTMIKILSLSSIGIGITVFVYGLVGLIVKLDDIGLWLMQKKSGLSQSIGKTLLVVMPWFMKSLSVIGTIAMFLVGGGIFSHNIAEIHHFVEHLAIPAQFASLVDLVVGIIVGSICCLIILPLMKLFGKKH, encoded by the coding sequence ATGGCATTCAGCTCATTATTTACATTATTAGATGATATTGCATCCGTACTTGACGATGTATCGGTTATGACAAAAGTGGCGGCAAAAAAGACCGCCGGTGTCATCGGTGACGACTTAGCGTTAAATGCGAATCAAGTCAGCGGTAAACATATTTCACCGGATCGAGAATTACCTATCGTCTGGAGCGTAGCAAAAGGTTCGCTTATTAATAAAGTCATTTTGATTCCGCTCGCACTGTTGCTTTCAATTTACTTACCGCAGGCAATTCTTCCATTGTTAATGATTGGCGGTGCCTATTTATGTTTTGAAGGCGTAGAGAAATTATTACATAAATTCCTTCACAAAAAAGGCGAATATAATGCGGTTTCTGCGGAGGAACAAGTTTCAGAAAAAGATAAAATTAAAGGTGCGATTCGTACCGATTTTATTTTGTCGGCGGAAATTATTATTATCGCTTTAGGCGTATTACAAGAATCATCCACGATGATCAAAATCCTTTCTCTTTCAAGTATCGGGATCGGGATTACCGTGTTTGTTTACGGCTTGGTCGGATTAATCGTAAAACTGGACGATATCGGTCTATGGTTAATGCAAAAGAAAAGCGGGCTATCGCAATCTATCGGTAAAACGTTGCTGGTAGTAATGCCATGGTTTATGAAATCGCTTTCGGTAATCGGTACAATCGCTATGTTCTTAGTGGGCGGCGGTATTTTCTCGCATAATATTGCCGAAATTCATCACTTTGTCGAACATTTGGCTATTCCTGCACAGTTCGCCAGCCTTGTTGATTTAGTGGTCGGTATTATCGTCGGTTCAATTTGCTGCCTAATTATTTTACCGTTAATGAAACTATTCGGTAAAAAGCACTAA